The following proteins come from a genomic window of Blastococcus sp. HT6-30:
- the rpsD gene encoding 30S ribosomal protein S4, producing MNTPRPKVRLSRALGIPLTPKSAQYFERRPYPPGEHGRKRRKDSDYSTRLREKQRLRAQYDISETQLRAAFDRARRSGGKTGEALIQDLESRLDATVLRAGFARTIYQARQFVTHQHVLVNGKRVDRPSYRLEPGDFVQIAEKSRTREPFVVAASGAHAEAPKYLEVRLADLVARYERTPNREEVPVVCEEQLVVEYYSR from the coding sequence GTGAACACGCCCCGTCCCAAGGTCCGGCTCAGTCGCGCGCTGGGCATCCCCCTCACGCCGAAGTCCGCCCAGTACTTCGAGCGCCGCCCGTACCCGCCGGGCGAGCACGGGCGGAAGCGTCGCAAGGACAGCGACTACTCCACCCGCCTCAGGGAGAAGCAGCGCCTGCGCGCCCAGTACGACATCAGCGAGACGCAGCTGCGAGCGGCCTTCGACCGCGCCAGGCGGTCGGGCGGCAAGACCGGTGAGGCCCTGATCCAGGACCTCGAGTCGCGGCTCGACGCCACCGTCCTGCGCGCCGGCTTCGCCCGCACGATCTACCAGGCTCGCCAGTTCGTCACCCACCAGCACGTGCTGGTCAACGGCAAGCGCGTCGACCGGCCCTCCTACCGGCTCGAGCCGGGTGACTTCGTGCAGATCGCGGAGAAGTCCCGCACCAGGGAGCCGTTCGTCGTCGCCGCCTCCGGCGCGCACGCCGAGGCGCCGAAGTACCTCGAGGTGCGGCTGGCCGATCTGGTGGCCCGCTACGAGCGGACGCCGAACCGCGAGGAGGTCCCGGTCGTCTGCGAGGAGCAGCTGGTCGTGGAGTACTACTCCCGCTGA
- a CDS encoding SpoIIE family protein phosphatase, with protein MIYNDGYAPMLGARHPAALGRSARDVWSDIWAALEPMVAEVMAGRATYSEDLPLVMTRHGYEEETYFSFSFSPVLEPGGQVVGLLDTVVETTQRVLAARRLGVLQRLGSLPRASHGDTTEAVSTALGVLADARADCPFGLVYLADGDDGTPRFVAGQGLDVRGEPAGGVVPGQVLRAMATGEAQTVTSLAALLPGLSSAAASPAGQADVRTAVVLPLTAAGAERPIGALVLGASPHLPLDEGYRIFMALAAGQVAAAVADAQAVAAERRRAEERARSDQARAQFFTDVAVTLQRAVLGPTVLPEGFAVHYEPASGTLEVGGDWYDVVDLPGGGYGVVVGDVVGRGLPAAAVMGQLRSAGRALLLESRSPAHVLSALDRFAALVPGAAVSTVFCAVIDPRAGSLCYSSAGHPPAMLVEDGGAVHLLEGGSALPLAVVAGARRPEAEVALPAGSTLLLYTDGLVERRDEALDEGIGRAAEALVAGRHLGPAELKTRLTERLLGDAPDDDVAFVLFRCG; from the coding sequence ATGATCTACAACGACGGCTACGCCCCCATGCTCGGCGCCCGGCACCCCGCCGCGCTGGGCCGGTCGGCGCGCGACGTCTGGTCCGACATCTGGGCCGCCCTCGAGCCGATGGTCGCCGAGGTGATGGCCGGACGAGCCACGTACTCCGAGGACCTGCCCCTGGTCATGACGCGGCACGGCTACGAGGAGGAGACCTACTTCTCCTTCTCGTTCAGCCCGGTCCTCGAGCCGGGTGGCCAGGTGGTCGGCCTGCTCGACACGGTCGTCGAGACCACCCAGCGCGTACTGGCGGCCCGCCGGCTCGGCGTCCTGCAGCGGCTGGGCAGCCTGCCGCGCGCCTCGCACGGGGACACGACCGAAGCGGTGTCGACCGCGCTCGGGGTGCTCGCCGATGCCCGGGCGGACTGCCCCTTCGGTCTGGTCTACCTGGCCGACGGCGACGACGGGACCCCGCGGTTCGTCGCCGGGCAGGGCCTCGACGTGCGCGGGGAGCCGGCCGGCGGCGTCGTCCCCGGGCAGGTGCTCCGCGCGATGGCGACCGGGGAGGCGCAGACGGTGACCTCGCTGGCCGCGCTCCTGCCGGGGCTGTCCAGCGCCGCCGCGAGCCCCGCCGGGCAGGCCGACGTCCGCACCGCGGTCGTCCTACCGCTCACCGCCGCCGGTGCCGAGCGGCCGATCGGCGCGCTGGTCCTGGGCGCCAGCCCGCACCTCCCCCTGGACGAGGGCTATCGCATCTTCATGGCCCTGGCGGCCGGGCAGGTCGCCGCGGCGGTCGCCGATGCGCAGGCGGTCGCGGCCGAGCGCCGCCGGGCCGAGGAGCGGGCGCGGTCGGACCAGGCGCGAGCGCAGTTCTTCACCGACGTCGCCGTGACCCTGCAGCGCGCGGTCCTCGGTCCGACCGTGCTGCCCGAGGGCTTCGCCGTCCACTACGAACCGGCCAGCGGCACGCTGGAGGTGGGCGGCGACTGGTACGACGTGGTGGACCTGCCCGGCGGCGGCTACGGCGTGGTCGTCGGCGACGTCGTCGGCCGCGGCCTGCCCGCCGCGGCCGTGATGGGCCAGCTGCGCAGCGCCGGCCGGGCGCTGCTGCTGGAGAGCCGGTCGCCCGCCCACGTGCTGTCGGCCCTCGACCGGTTCGCGGCGCTGGTCCCCGGTGCGGCCGTGAGCACCGTGTTCTGCGCCGTCATCGACCCTCGTGCGGGCAGCCTCTGCTACAGCAGCGCCGGGCATCCGCCGGCGATGCTCGTGGAGGACGGCGGCGCCGTCCACCTGCTGGAGGGCGGGAGCGCCCTCCCGCTCGCCGTCGTGGCGGGGGCCCGCCGCCCCGAGGCGGAGGTCGCGCTGCCCGCCGGCTCCACGCTGCTGCTCTACACCGACGGCCTGGTCGAGCGGCGGGACGAGGCGCTGGACGAGGGGATCGGCCGGGCCGCG